The genomic segment ATCGGAAAGCCACAGAAGCACTGAATCCCGGCAAAGAGACGATGGCGGTTGCAGAAACGGCCCCTGAAATGGAAGACTCTCCAGGGGAAAGACTTCAAATTCCTGACCACGAACAACCGGAAATCCTTTTCATTTATGCTCACCCTGGCTCCGCCAATTCCTTGTTCAACTCGATAAAATCACTGGTGCAGACCGTCTCCATTCCTTACAGGATCATTCTCTCGGGGGATTGCAGGGAATTTGCGCCAGGCCAGGCTCTGAGCGGGATCCGGTACCTTGATGAACAAATGCTGCCATCCTATGTCCTTCATCATCCATCCCTCCACTCAATAGGATTGCTGGACGGGGACAGTGTCCTTCAGCCGGAAACCGTCCAGACCTGCCTGACAACGCTGGGCAGGGACAAAAAGACCGGGATGGTCGTTCCCCGGGTGTTAGTTGATCAGTACACCCTGGAGTCCGCAGGGGCCATCCTATGGAACGACGGCGTTTATACCCGCTACGGGCAGGGAGGGGATCCCGGGGCACCCGAATTCAATTATCTCAAAGAAGTGGATTCCTCCGATCATTTTGCTGTGGTTGACAGGGAGCTGCTCCTGGAATGGATCCAGGACGCGCCACTGCCCTTCAGTGCCTGGCCTTTTTCGGTGCACGATCTGGCCATGAAATCCCGTGCATCGGAAAAAAAAGTCGTTTATCAACCACTTGCACGGCTGCTACTGGGTGATCAGCAGCAAAATACATCAGGTATACAGGCTTCGGAACTATTTTGTAACCGCTGGAAAACCCAGTTGGAGAAACACCATTTGACGGAGGGTCCCGAAAATGTTTTCATTGCCAGGGAGCGCGGCCAGGACAGACAGTACCTGCTGATGATCGATTACAATGTTCCGATGTACGATGTTTCGGCAGGATCAAGAACGATGCAGTGCTATATTCAGCTGTTCACGGAGAAGGGATATCTGATCAAATTTGTCAGCGACTACTTCTATCCTCCTGCCAGGCTGGTATCACCGATGGAACAGCAGGGGACGGAAGTCCTTCACGGGGCCTTTTACGAGGCGAATTTGCGTCAATGGCTTTCCGATAATGGAAAGAATTTTTCGGTCATATTCCTCAGCCGGCCGGTCATAGCCGATAAGTACCTGGGATGGGTAAAAGAATTCACGACCGGAAAGATCATCTATTACGGTCACGATCTTCATTACCTGCGGGCATTTCGACGTTACGAGCTCGAGCGCGGAAAAGGGCAGCTGAAAGAGGCCGAAAGGTTCAGAGCGATGGAAAAGAAACTTTTTGAGTCGTGTGATGTAATCTATTATCCATCGCAGTCGGAAATTGATATCCTTCGCTCGGAATTTCACATAACGCGGCCGGTGAGGGCCATTGTTCCGTATATTTACGATGCGTTTCCCCAGAGGCAAGCCGACTGGAGTAAAAAGAAGGGGATTCTGTTTCTGGGAGGATTCCACCATCCGCCCAACGTGGATGCCGTGAACTGGTTCCTGAACGACATCTGGCCTGAGGTGGCTGCGCAACTGCCTGGAATTCAGTTTTATATTGCAGGTTCCGATCCCCCGGAAGCCATCCTGGAACGACAGTCAGAAACCATCCGGGTTGTAGGACTGGTAAGCGACGAAGAACTGGAAATTCTGTATGAAACCTGCAGGCTCGTGGTGGCGCCACTGCGCTATGGCGCCGGGTTGAAAGGGAAGATCGTGGAAGCCATGTACTACGGAATGCCGGTGGTTACGACAACCATTGGCGCTGAGGGACTGGACGGGGCGCGATCCATTCTCCAGGTCGCCGATGAAGCAGAGGCTTTCGCCAGGAAGATCATTGGTCTTTATGAAAATGAAGGCGAACTGCAAAAGCTCGCTGAAGCCTCGGTGATGTACGTAAGGGATAATTTTTCAAAAGAAAAAGCGTATTCGATCATTCAAAACGACTTAGAGGATAACCCGTGAACAGCGAAACGATCCCCGTAAGAATACTGGCCTTTTACCTACCGCAGTACCACCCGATCCCGGAAAATGATCAGTGGTGGGGAGAAGGATTTACGGAATGGACGAATGTGAAGAAGGCACGGCCATTGTACAGGGGGCATCTTCAGCCCAGGATACCCGCCGGGCTTGGTTATTACGATCTCAGGGATGCTGAAGCCAGGGAGGCCCAGGCTCAGCTGGCGAAGTTATTTGGCATTGATGGATTTTGTTACTGGCATTACTGGTTTGGCGGCGGAAAAACATTGCTGGAGAGACCCCTGCGGGAAGTGCTCGCATCGGGGAAACCGGATTTTCCGTTTTGCGTGGCCTGGGCCAACCAGTCGTGGACCGGCAAATGGCATGGACTGAATGACCAGATCATCGTCGAACAGACCTATCCGGGGAGGGATGATGATGAGAAGCATTTCTATCACCTTCTTCCTGCCTTTGAAGATGCGCGTTATATCAAGATCCGGTCAAAGCCACTGGTTTTTGTGTACATACCTGATCAACTTCCTGATCCTAATTTTTTTACGGAATTCTGGAACGAACTGGCGGTGAAAAATGGTTTTTCTGGAATCTACTTCATCGGTGTCCATTACATTGACTGGGACCATCAAAAGGATGGTTTTGATGAAAAGACCATACACCAGCCTTTCCATTACATTCATACGTATGAGCGAAAGCTGTCTCGCCGGCTTGCTGGCATTGTGAAGAGGCGGGTGCTGCTGGGATGGCCGGAAGTATACCACTATCGGAAATTGATAGAAGCGTATGATTTCAGCCTGCTTTCAGGCAAGGATTTCATCCCCACCCTTATACCGAATTGGGACAACACACCGCGGTGTGGAAGGAGAGGGGTGGTGTTTCAGGGGTCAACGCCGGAATCCTTTAAAAAGCATCTGCTCGAAGGAGTTCAGTATGTTTTGAGGCGGACGGCCGGGGAAAAGATGATCCTTGTGAAATCCTGGAACGAGTGGGCGGAAGGCAATTACCTGGAGCCGGACGCCCTGTGGGGCAGGGGATACCTGGAGGCCATCCGGGAGGTTAAAAACACACCGACCGCAATCTAAATCCTATGAATGATGCGACATAAGATCCTGATCATTTCCCCCACACCCACCCATCCCACGAATGCAGGCAACCGGGCACGGATCCTCGTTTATTCCACTTTTCTGACCGAAGAAGGACATGAGGTGCATTTCCTGTATTCCGATCAGGAAGGAGGGGATCTGCAGGCGATGCAGTCCTTCTGGGGAGAGCGGTTCCACTACCTGCCCTACCAAAAACCTGAACCGAGGCCATATCCCGTATGGTTGACCGCATTGAATTCCAACTACCGGTATTATTCCAGGGTGGATGATCACTACAACGTATCCCTGGATGGGGAGATCCGTAAACTGCATAAGGAACATCGCTTTACAGCCGTGATCGCGGAGTATATCTTCAACACCAGGGGTCTGCTGAATTTCGGCCCTGAAGTGCTGAAGCTGGTCGACACCCACGACAGGATGACCAAACGGCACAAGCTCTGGCAGCAGGCAGGGAAGCAACCAGTCTGGTATTCCACTCCACGTAAAGAGGAAAAAAAAGGCGTTGACCGTGCTGATGTCGTCATGGCCATCCAGGACAGGGAAGCTGCCTTTTACAGGAAGCTTACACGTAAGAAAGTGGTAACGATCGGGCATCTTGTCAGCGTCATTCGTCCCGAAAAAATTGACATTCCCCGAAAAAGACTCTTGTTTCTGGGGTCCAATAATCCGAACAATTATTATGCGATCACGGATTTCATTCAATTCTACTGGCCATCCCTGCTGGAGCATTTTCCCGGGATCGAGCTGTATGTTGCGGGTAACATCTGTGAAAGGGTGGAGGATCGGCCGGGGATCATCAAAATGGGCGAAGTCAATGACATAAGTAACATTTACCGCGTGGCCGACCTTGTCGTCAATCCGATCACCATCGGTACCGGGCTGAAGATAAAGAACATCGAATCCATTGGGTTTGGAAAGGTGCTGATATCGTCCAGTGTCGGAGCCGAGGGGCTTGAATCGGGTGCGGGCAATGCTTTTCTGGTTGCCGATGACCCGGAGCGATTCAGGACACATCTTCAGGAGTTATTCAGCATACCCGGTTATCATTCGGAAATAGCTGCAGGCGCCATCCGGTTTGCTACCGCCTACAACCGGAGGCCCTGTGAGGAACTGAAAAGGATTTTTTCCTGATGAGATCACTTGATTAATTTACTTGCTGCTTTCTGATCCTTGGGCTCTTGCGGCAATTGTTTCTTTGGTTATCTTATGATTTTAAAGAATTCTTTGCCTCGTCGATCAGGTTTCTTACATAGTGTGAACTAACTGAAGGATCAATGGTTTGCAGCGGATTTATTTTCCAGTTATCTTCATAGCCAAAGAGTTTCATATAGGACCCGAAACGAGCTTTGTAATGGTCAACATCTGATGGAGTGAACCAGTCCTTCCAGAATCCGTACGATTTCGAGCGAATAACGCGTTTTTCAGCTACATCATCTGTTTTTTCGATATTCAGACCGAGGTATTTATTTAACCGGTCAAAATTCCCGTCAACATAATCTTCGTATCTAAAGACCATTATATCTGGATGGTGATAATGATAGTTGATCAGTTTTTCCTGTGGGCTTATGCCTTCGTCAAGCAGCATTAGTTCGCGGATTTCTTGTATGGTGACTCCGGCTGGGTTTTTTTCTTTTTGCAGCAATAATTGAACGGCACGGTCCAATGCCCTTTCAAGTTTATCTTCAGGAGTGATTAATTTTCGTGTGATGAGGTTGTAGGGTGTGTAAAGCATTTGGCTAATGATCTGGTCCCTGGGATCACGGGTGATCAGTATTTTTTTGTTAAAATGGTCGTACTCCCGGGCTAAGCCCATAAAGCATTTGACCAGCACGGGAACGGTAATTTTTTCCGGAAGTCTGGCGCCACTGTTTTCCGGTTCGAAGATGCAAACAGAATTTTGCGGCAAAGCATTCTTAATTGAGTAAAATAACGCTGTTGTTCCTGTCTTTGGGTTGCCCGTTAGCAGAATGAGGGGGATCTCCCTATATCTCTGGTCTGATTTGCTTTCAGTGAAATTTTGGTCAATGAAAGATTGTATTCTTTTATCCATCTTATCACCAAAAATAAGAAAAGCACTGAGAATCTCCTTATTCCGGTGTATTTTTACAGACAGAAAATTATTTCGTGGTTCGCTGCCAAATTCAATTTATGTCAGGTATCCGAAAAATGGCACAGATCATTCGGACCATCTGGACCGACCGGCTGGCTGCATTGAAGTACCCCGCAAAGACCTTTGTGGACGTTCATATCCTGCACAAAAAATATACGGGAAGGATCAATCTGCGGGAGCAGGCCGATGTGCTGTACGGCATGCACCGAAGCGGTTGGGGATATGCCCTGCGATCCATCCGTGATCTTCACAATCCGCGGGGCGTTTACCTGGATGCATTCATTGAACGGTCGTTCACCTGGTACGCAAACCGGGAAAAACGCCCTCACCTGGAGCCATGGATCGGATTCCTCCACGTTCCGCCACATATTCCCGAATGGTTTGATCAGCGGCAATCCAACCAGGCGATCTTTCAGCAGGAGACCTGGAAGCAGAGTTTGCCGTACTGCCGCGGTTTGTTTACATTATCCGCTTACCATAAAAAATACATTGAGCCGAAATTCGATCTTCCGGTCAATCATCTCATTCATCCTACCGAAACGCCGGCACTGAAATGGAGTTTGGAAAATTACCGCAGAAGTGGCGAAAAGAAGGTCGTCCAGGTGGGGTGGTGGCTCAGGAAATTGTATTCGATCTATCTTTTGCCTGTAAAGCAGTCGAAAAAGGTCTTTTTGCGGAAAGAGGACGGCGACATGGTGGCGTTGATGAAGGCCGAGCTGGTCAATATGGAAAACAGGGAGCAGATCACGGATGACATTCTCCGCAGTGTGCAGACCGTCCATTATCTTTCAAACAGGAATTACGACCGTTTGCTGGCTGAAAGCATTGTTTTTCTGGATCTGTATGATTCCAGCGCCAACAATGCCATCGTGGAGTGCATTGTCCGTGGTACGCCGGTTCTGGTCAACCCGATCGGGCCCATTGTGGAGCACCTCGGGCTGGATTATCCGTTTTATTTTACAACGCTGAAAGAGGCAGCTGCCAAGGCAGAGGATGAAGATCTCATTTACCGGACGCATCGTTATTTGTTGGAGCATCCACTGAAGGAAAAACTCTCCGGGGAACATTTTCGCAGAAGCCTGTTGGAGTCGGAAATTTACAAGAGCCTTCAGCCTTTCTGAATCCTGACACCCGGAAACCAAATCCTCACTGCCCTGTCGTACCTGAACCAGGTTTCGTGTTTGCAATCTTAAATACACCTCCAAAATTTTGGAATTTTGGAATATTTTGAATATATTGCTTCGTTTTCCTTACACCACCATGAAAAGAACATTATTACTAATTGGAATGGTATTGCTTATATCCGTTCTGATGGCCCAGGCACCCCAGGCTTTTAAATACCAGGCGGTGATAAAGGAACAATCCGGGCAGGTTCTAAGTAACCAGAACGTTAATCTGAGGATTAGCATTTTACAATCGGCAGTTGATGGACCGGAGGTTTACGGTGAACTGCAAACCGTAATGACCAGCGAATTGGGCCTGATCAGCATCCAGATCGGAAACGGTAAAAATCCGACAGGCAGCCTGTCGGCCATTGACTGGGGCGCCGGCAGTCATTATCTTCGCATTGAGATGGATCCCGCAGGGGAAACCAACTTTGAACTGATGGGTGTTTCTCAATTATTATCGGTTCCCTATGCCTTATATGCGGAGAAGTCGGGAAGCGGGAAGCGGGATGCAGATTTTGATTGGGAGGTGATCGGTTACGATGTGGTGACAGGTCACGGAGGAAGCTATCCTCTTGGTAATGTCGGCATCGGGAACAATGCACCCGGGTCGCTCCTGTATGTTGCCAAGAACATGGGCGAGCCCACCATCACCATCCGGAACCTCGGAGGTGGCGGCGGGGCAACCTATGCGATGGTGGATGACCTGAGCGGGGCGAACTGGAAATTCAAGGCGACCACCTATGGGGGCTTCAAGATCCGTGACCATGCCTGGGGACTTGACGTGCTCACGATGGAACCCATCGGTACGGCCAATGCACTATATATTAAAACAGGCGGTTTTGTGGGCATTGGGAAAAATACACCCAACGAGAGATTGGATGTCGCCGGCAGAGTGCATTCTGATCAGGGATTCAATGTCAATGGTACGAACGGATGGAACGACACCACTAATCAGGTGACAGCCTTTGATTTTACAAGTAATAAGTTGAAATACAGGACCTACATCCATTCCGGAGGTATCTTGATGTACGCAAGTGTGGAATCCGCGTGGGTTGACAGTGTGGGTGATTATCTGCTGTCTGTGCAACCTTTCACCTGCGGGGATACGTTGATCGATACCCGTGACCAGCAAGCATACGCTACTATTCTTATTGGAACACAATGCTGGATGGCTCAGAATCTGAATGTGGGAACAAAGATCAACAGCACTCATCCCGGGATTCAGCAATTTAACAATGAAGTCATTGAAAAATATTGTTTCAGCAACACTGATGCGAATTGTGATACCTATGGAGGCCTGTATGAATGGGGTGAAGCAATGCAATACGTCACCACGGAAGGGGCTCAGGGACTTTGTCCTGATGGTTGGCACATACCTACAGATAATGAGTGGAAGATACTGGAAGGAGTTGTCGACAGTCAGTATCCTGTTGGTGATGCCGAGTGGGATGCAACAGGTTTCAGAGGATTGGATGCGGGAGGTAAGCTGAAAGAAGCAGGTACCACACATTGGAATTCACCCAATGAGGGCGCCACGAATTCCAGTGGCTTTACTGGTCTTCCATGGGGGTATCGCGCCAGCTTCACTGGGAACTTCGATAACCTTGGCATTGAAGGTTATTTCTGGTCTTCTACACCTTGGAGTAACTTTGGTGCATATATGCGGAGACTTTACAATGCACAGGCCCGTGTGGACAGGTATTTCTGGTATTCAGATAACGGTTTCTCCATCCGATGCCTGAAGAATTGACGTTGGCCATCAGTGGATGGAGCTTTAAATCCTATGCCACGAAAAGAACACGATTACTAATTGGAATGGTATTGCTTTTATCCATTCTGATAACCCAGGCACCCCGGGCATTAAATTCGTGTGCTACAAGTTGGGATCAATGATCCATTGCAGGAGATCTTCTTTTTGATTCTTCCATTGACCGAATCCATCCCGGCAATGTTCCTCTGCATTTCCTGATAGTCTGGCAGCATCGCTCAGATCGACAGGAACGATCTTTCGGATGTCGTAGAAGATGCCGGTTTCGCCATGCCGTATGTATTCGTTCATCGTGGGCTGACCGGCGGCCACCACTACCTTTCCCATGGCCATCGCTTCAAGGAACGGCATCCCGATCCCTTCAAACAAACGCGGGGCAAAAAAGACATTGGCCCGGTTCACGGCTTCCAGATAGGCATCTCTCCTGTCGAACCAGTGCGTGAGCGTGATGTTGTACTTTTCCATTTCCTGCCGGGTAGGTAATACTTCTTTGTACCACTTTGCATCCAGGGCAAGGTGAATATGGAATTTTTTGAACGGCGTACCACGGATCAGCTGCCGGATGTGATCCCAGGTAATATCATTGGTTCGCTGCCAGAAAAAGCCGTGAAGCTCAGCGAAATCATTTTTACCGGCTGGCAGAAGTCCCGGATCAGGAAAATAGTGCAAATGGAGGGAAGTCAATCCCAGCGATACAAGCTTACTGTGCAGGTGCTCCGAAAAATTGATGAACCTGAAGCGATGGTAGTTTTTCCAGACCTTATCAGGAAAATTATGGGTGTCGTCGTACATAGGGACAAGAACGATGTTTTGGCAGTTCAACTGTTCCAGCTTGTGAGGGGGATGATAATAGAAGGTCTGGAACAGGATGACGACATCGGTTGAGTTGGCATCCAGCCCTTTCCAGTTGACAGCAGGTCCTCCCTTCCAGGAAGGATCCTGGTAAAGGTCAATCTGATGCTTCTGATTCAACAGGCGGATCAAAAAATCTGAGGAGCCCGTTTTCTGATGCAGTGAATGATCAATGAAAGCGATCCTTTTACACGATATTCCCTGAAGAGATGGTTGAGAGGACAGCGTTTCTGATGATCCTGACGACCGGCCTGACATCCGGTTAATGAAACTCATCGCCCGGGCATACAGGATCTTCGCCCGGTAGGAGCGTAAAAGATGCATCATATACATACCACAAACCATGCTTTTAATCCATGACAATGAGCTGTAGTAATTCCTGATATAAGCCCCGGGGCAATCTGTTTGATATCGGGACGGGAATCATTTTCCTGTGTAAGCATTGGAAATATATCCCTCCACCGTCCCCTCCACTGCTAGCAGTGGAGGGGTGCAGTGGAGGGATGCAAAAAGATTTTATCCAATTCCTTATATATAATTTTTTTATCAAAATACTTATTAAATAATTCTTTTGATATTTTTATTTGTTGTTGATATGATGTATTGTCGCTGATCAGCTTATGGATCACCTCCGCAAAATTCTTTGCCTGATCCGCAACCAGCAATTTCTCCCGTACTTCATACGGCATGCCGGTCAATCCTCTGGCCGTGCTCACCACCGGAATCCCGAACGACAGTGCCTCCACCACCTTTACCTTCATTCCCGTTCCATCCAGCAACGGATTGATGCTGATGCGCGACCTGGAATGGACACTGCTGAGATTTTCTGCGTACCTTATGCAGGTCACGTTCGGCTGCTGTGGGATGGATTCCGTAATGCTACCGACGATGAGCAACCGGAGGGAGGGATCCAGCAGCGGGTAAACATCCCTGAAAAACCACTCCATTCCCCGTTTATTGCTGTAATTGGCTGAGCCTATGAAAACCATATCATATTCCGGGTCCTGACTTGCTGAAAAATGCGGTTCCATGAACACAGGAATATGATAGTATTCAGGATTCCTGGCAAACCGGGAGAAGAATTGCATTTCCTCCGCCGAAACGCAGATTACCTTATCAAACAGATTAACGCGCTCAGTTTCCTCTGCCAGGTAATTGCCGGTATTGATTTTCCCGTGCAGTGCGTCAAATTGGGTCAACGTAAGAAAATCTTCAAGTGTCAGAACCTTCACAATACCTTCAGGAACATTTGTTCGTACAAGGTTAGCCCAGTAAACATAACTGATCACAATAAAATGGTATTCTCCCTTTTTCATCAGCGAATCGAAATATTTCCGGAGACTTCTAAAAGCAAAATCATGCAGGTGGTTTGATCGTGTATACACGCTGAAATATTTGCGGAAGAAATCAGGAAAAGACCGTTGAGCTTCCACGGGATCTTTCAGTAATCCTTTCCGGTGATCATAAAGAAAAAGATGGTCAATAAGATTATAATCAGGAGGATAGGATGCCGGATCCCATTTGCTTTCAAAATTTTTCAGGCCAAGAAGATCAACTGAGAAATCCCGTTCTTTCAGGTACTTTATCAGTTCAAAATACCGCTTATGAATCCCGCTTCTCAATTCGAAGGGATTGTGGGGAAAAACCAGGAGGATCTTGCGGAGCAGCATTTGGGATCAGGGGTATTTCAACACTTTGACAGTTTTTGTTTTTTCTCCAATGTTCATCTTCATTATGTACATGCCACGCGGAAAGGAGGATAAGTTGAGTTCAGTTTTCCCGGGGCTCATCATTTCCTGCCGGAATAAAATCCTTCCCCTGAGATCATACAATAAGATCATGAACTTTCGTCCTGGATCCAACGGTTGGACCCCAACGTTGACAAGTCCATTTGTGGGTTTTGGATAGATTATTACTGATCGTTCAGAAGCAGGGTGTTCAGTTCCCAATATGTATTCCGATAGTGTATCACCACCGTTCGCCTGATCATCCATTGCCGAAATGATCGTGACCGGGTTCAGTGGTTCGCTGCAGCCTTCCTCGCTGATATAGGCATGGAAGTAGCTACCGTTCTGGGCGTGGAAGCCGGGTTTGAGAAAGATCTGACTCCCGGCGACCAGGGTGACACTGGTGCCGTCGATAACATTAACCTTATATACCATGCATCCATACCACTGGGTGGAAGATAAATGTGTCTGCCAGCTGGTGGTGGGATAGATATGGTAATTCCAAAAGGGACAGTTCAGGCAGATGGGGTACAATTCCGTAATCATCATCTGGTCATTGTGGTAGTTAATTAATTCATAACCAGCTACGCTCCT from the Bacteroidales bacterium genome contains:
- a CDS encoding glycosyltransferase — translated: MKKDCVSLTNIFVGCLKPVYNVSPIVLRALYVFFPYGSRRWMLLKSAFRILRHPWHYVKSFKWQDFGGYIRALFNENRIQYDRKATEALNPGKETMAVAETAPEMEDSPGERLQIPDHEQPEILFIYAHPGSANSLFNSIKSLVQTVSIPYRIILSGDCREFAPGQALSGIRYLDEQMLPSYVLHHPSLHSIGLLDGDSVLQPETVQTCLTTLGRDKKTGMVVPRVLVDQYTLESAGAILWNDGVYTRYGQGGDPGAPEFNYLKEVDSSDHFAVVDRELLLEWIQDAPLPFSAWPFSVHDLAMKSRASEKKVVYQPLARLLLGDQQQNTSGIQASELFCNRWKTQLEKHHLTEGPENVFIARERGQDRQYLLMIDYNVPMYDVSAGSRTMQCYIQLFTEKGYLIKFVSDYFYPPARLVSPMEQQGTEVLHGAFYEANLRQWLSDNGKNFSVIFLSRPVIADKYLGWVKEFTTGKIIYYGHDLHYLRAFRRYELERGKGQLKEAERFRAMEKKLFESCDVIYYPSQSEIDILRSEFHITRPVRAIVPYIYDAFPQRQADWSKKKGILFLGGFHHPPNVDAVNWFLNDIWPEVAAQLPGIQFYIAGSDPPEAILERQSETIRVVGLVSDEELEILYETCRLVVAPLRYGAGLKGKIVEAMYYGMPVVTTTIGAEGLDGARSILQVADEAEAFARKIIGLYENEGELQKLAEASVMYVRDNFSKEKAYSIIQNDLEDNP
- a CDS encoding glycoside hydrolase family 99-like domain-containing protein, which produces MNSETIPVRILAFYLPQYHPIPENDQWWGEGFTEWTNVKKARPLYRGHLQPRIPAGLGYYDLRDAEAREAQAQLAKLFGIDGFCYWHYWFGGGKTLLERPLREVLASGKPDFPFCVAWANQSWTGKWHGLNDQIIVEQTYPGRDDDEKHFYHLLPAFEDARYIKIRSKPLVFVYIPDQLPDPNFFTEFWNELAVKNGFSGIYFIGVHYIDWDHQKDGFDEKTIHQPFHYIHTYERKLSRRLAGIVKRRVLLGWPEVYHYRKLIEAYDFSLLSGKDFIPTLIPNWDNTPRCGRRGVVFQGSTPESFKKHLLEGVQYVLRRTAGEKMILVKSWNEWAEGNYLEPDALWGRGYLEAIREVKNTPTAI
- a CDS encoding glycosyltransferase family 4 protein, with translation MMRHKILIISPTPTHPTNAGNRARILVYSTFLTEEGHEVHFLYSDQEGGDLQAMQSFWGERFHYLPYQKPEPRPYPVWLTALNSNYRYYSRVDDHYNVSLDGEIRKLHKEHRFTAVIAEYIFNTRGLLNFGPEVLKLVDTHDRMTKRHKLWQQAGKQPVWYSTPRKEEKKGVDRADVVMAIQDREAAFYRKLTRKKVVTIGHLVSVIRPEKIDIPRKRLLFLGSNNPNNYYAITDFIQFYWPSLLEHFPGIELYVAGNICERVEDRPGIIKMGEVNDISNIYRVADLVVNPITIGTGLKIKNIESIGFGKVLISSSVGAEGLESGAGNAFLVADDPERFRTHLQELFSIPGYHSEIAAGAIRFATAYNRRPCEELKRIFS
- a CDS encoding FISUMP domain-containing protein; protein product: MKRTLLLIGMVLLISVLMAQAPQAFKYQAVIKEQSGQVLSNQNVNLRISILQSAVDGPEVYGELQTVMTSELGLISIQIGNGKNPTGSLSAIDWGAGSHYLRIEMDPAGETNFELMGVSQLLSVPYALYAEKSGSGKRDADFDWEVIGYDVVTGHGGSYPLGNVGIGNNAPGSLLYVAKNMGEPTITIRNLGGGGGATYAMVDDLSGANWKFKATTYGGFKIRDHAWGLDVLTMEPIGTANALYIKTGGFVGIGKNTPNERLDVAGRVHSDQGFNVNGTNGWNDTTNQVTAFDFTSNKLKYRTYIHSGGILMYASVESAWVDSVGDYLLSVQPFTCGDTLIDTRDQQAYATILIGTQCWMAQNLNVGTKINSTHPGIQQFNNEVIEKYCFSNTDANCDTYGGLYEWGEAMQYVTTEGAQGLCPDGWHIPTDNEWKILEGVVDSQYPVGDAEWDATGFRGLDAGGKLKEAGTTHWNSPNEGATNSSGFTGLPWGYRASFTGNFDNLGIEGYFWSSTPWSNFGAYMRRLYNAQARVDRYFWYSDNGFSIRCLKN
- a CDS encoding glycosyltransferase produces the protein MYMMHLLRSYRAKILYARAMSFINRMSGRSSGSSETLSSQPSLQGISCKRIAFIDHSLHQKTGSSDFLIRLLNQKHQIDLYQDPSWKGGPAVNWKGLDANSTDVVILFQTFYYHPPHKLEQLNCQNIVLVPMYDDTHNFPDKVWKNYHRFRFINFSEHLHSKLVSLGLTSLHLHYFPDPGLLPAGKNDFAELHGFFWQRTNDITWDHIRQLIRGTPFKKFHIHLALDAKWYKEVLPTRQEMEKYNITLTHWFDRRDAYLEAVNRANVFFAPRLFEGIGMPFLEAMAMGKVVVAAGQPTMNEYIRHGETGIFYDIRKIVPVDLSDAARLSGNAEEHCRDGFGQWKNQKEDLLQWIIDPNL
- a CDS encoding glycosyltransferase, which codes for MLLRKILLVFPHNPFELRSGIHKRYFELIKYLKERDFSVDLLGLKNFESKWDPASYPPDYNLIDHLFLYDHRKGLLKDPVEAQRSFPDFFRKYFSVYTRSNHLHDFAFRSLRKYFDSLMKKGEYHFIVISYVYWANLVRTNVPEGIVKVLTLEDFLTLTQFDALHGKINTGNYLAEETERVNLFDKVICVSAEEMQFFSRFARNPEYYHIPVFMEPHFSASQDPEYDMVFIGSANYSNKRGMEWFFRDVYPLLDPSLRLLIVGSITESIPQQPNVTCIRYAENLSSVHSRSRISINPLLDGTGMKVKVVEALSFGIPVVSTARGLTGMPYEVREKLLVADQAKNFAEVIHKLISDNTSYQQQIKISKELFNKYFDKKIIYKELDKIFLHPSTAPLHC